A genomic region of Eschrichtius robustus isolate mEscRob2 chromosome 21, mEscRob2.pri, whole genome shotgun sequence contains the following coding sequences:
- the PURG gene encoding purine-rich element-binding protein gamma isoform X1 yields the protein MERARRRGGGGGGGRGRGGKNVGGSGLSKSRLYPQAQHSHYPHYAASATPNQAGGAAEIQELASKRVDIQKKRFYLDVKQSSRGRFLKIAEVWIGRGRQDNIRKSKLTLSLSVAAELKDCLGDFIDHYAHLGLKGHRQEHGHGKEQSSRRRQKHAAPSPPVSVGSEEHPHSVLKTDYIERDNRKYYLDLKENQRGRFLRIRQTMIRGTGMIGYFGHTLGQEQTIVLPAQGMIEFRDALVQLIEDYGEGDIEERRGGDDDPVELPEGTSFRVDNKRFYFDVGSNKYGIFLKVSEVRPPYRNTITVPFKAWTRFGENFIKYEEEMRKIFNSHKEKRMDGRRASGEEQECLD from the coding sequence ATGGAAAGAGCCAGGCGaaggggaggcggcggcggcggcggccgtggCCGCGGCGGCAAGAATGTAGGGGGCTCTGGCCTCAGCAAGAGTAGACTCTATCCCCAGGCCCAGCACTCCCACTACCCCCACTACGCGGCTTCAGCCACCCCTAACCAGGCCGGGGGCGCAGCTGAAATCCAGGAGCTGGCCTCCAAAAGGGTGGACATCCAGAAAAAGAGGTTTTACCTAGACGTGAAGCAAAGCTCCCGGGGCCGGTTCCTAAAGATAGCCGAAGTCTGGATAGGGAGAGGCCGGCAAGACAATATCAGAAAGAGTAAACTGACCCTCTCCCTGTCTGTGGCCGCGGAGCTGAAGGACTGTCTAGGGGACTTCATTGACCACTATGCCCACCTGGGCCTGAAAGGCCACCGACAAGAGCATGGTCACGGCAAAGAGCAAAGCTCCAGGAGGAGACAGAAGCACGCAGCACCCTCCCCACCAGTCTCTGTGGGGTCCGAAGAGCACCCTCACAGTGTCCTCAAAACAGATTACATAGAGAGGGACAATAGGAAATACTATCTAGACCTAAAGGAAAATCAGCGGGGTCGCTTCCTAAGGATAAGACAAACCATGATCCGGGGGACTGGCATGATAGGTTATTTTGGCCACACTTTGGGCCAAGAGCAGACTATCGTCCTCCCAGCACAAGGGATGATTGAGTTTCGGGATGCCTTGGTTCAGCTCATTGAAGACTATGGCGAAGGGGACATAGAAGAACGCAGAGGTGGAGACGATGACCCAGTCGAACTCCCAGAGGGGACTTCTTTCAGAGTGGACAATAAAAGGTTCTACTTTGATGTGGGCTCTAATAAATATGGAATTTTCCTGAAGGTAAGTGAGGTGAGGCCACCTTACCGTAATACTATTACTGTTCCATTCAAAGCTTGGACAAGGTTTGGGGAGAATTTTATCAAGTACGAAGAAGAGATGAGGAAAATTTTCAACAGCCATAAAGAAAAGAGGATGGATGGCAGAAGGGCCAGTGGTGAAGAGCAAGAATGCCTCGACTAG